A single window of Candidatus Gastranaerophilales bacterium DNA harbors:
- a CDS encoding DNA recombination protein RmuC — protein MMELLLAALAGFAIGAAGTFVLLSSKHKTLTEQNAKLEAENSLLNQNTSTTDELKELLKAEFKNIANQALLDNQARLQTSSNESLKELLEPMKTRLSEFQQKVEAFNLAEEKNSSMLKEQISGLEQKNLEIEKLTFSLINALRTNQNTKGAYAEGLLEQMLQSSGLLKDVQYSVQESHRDEDMSLLRTDVVVYLPDNRHIVIDSKFAFKSYFDYIDEDDTEEKQRRLKEFKNDVKCQITDLSQKGYQHLNTINSPDFVLMFMPVEASLHLIYTDLGIVKEAMEKNIIIVGPSSLLSTLRIIKHTWTQQNLNEKMKDVGGLMNKVYDKFCTLINKLNEVGSSLHTTQKKLESAFGVLSAGRGNLVGQIKKFEEFGFIPSKDVPKVYLECSSHEQDDEEEEA, from the coding sequence ATGATGGAATTGCTTTTGGCGGCATTGGCAGGATTTGCAATCGGAGCGGCAGGAACTTTTGTACTCCTTAGTTCAAAGCATAAAACTTTAACAGAGCAGAATGCAAAACTGGAAGCTGAAAACAGTCTTTTAAATCAGAATACAAGCACGACTGATGAATTGAAGGAACTTTTAAAAGCCGAGTTTAAAAATATAGCTAATCAGGCACTTTTGGACAATCAGGCAAGGCTCCAAACTTCAAGCAATGAGAGTTTAAAAGAACTTTTAGAACCGATGAAAACACGCTTGAGTGAATTTCAACAAAAGGTGGAAGCGTTTAATCTTGCCGAAGAAAAAAATTCATCCATGCTGAAAGAGCAAATTTCAGGGCTTGAACAAAAAAATCTTGAAATAGAAAAACTTACTTTTTCGCTTATTAATGCTCTCAGGACGAACCAAAATACAAAAGGCGCTTACGCGGAAGGACTGCTTGAGCAAATGCTTCAAAGCTCGGGACTGTTAAAAGATGTCCAATATTCGGTGCAGGAAAGCCACAGGGATGAAGATATGTCGCTTTTGCGTACGGATGTGGTGGTTTATCTGCCTGATAACAGGCATATTGTTATAGACTCGAAGTTTGCGTTTAAGAGCTATTTTGACTACATAGACGAGGATGATACGGAAGAAAAACAACGCAGGTTAAAAGAATTTAAAAATGATGTAAAATGTCAGATTACAGATTTATCACAAAAAGGCTATCAGCATTTAAACACCATTAATTCGCCTGATTTTGTGCTTATGTTCATGCCTGTTGAAGCTTCTTTGCATTTGATTTACACGGATTTGGGCATAGTAAAAGAAGCTATGGAAAAAAATATTATTATAGTAGGTCCTTCTTCACTGTTAAGTACGCTTAGAATAATTAAACACACCTGGACGCAGCAAAATCTCAACGAAAAGATGAAAGATGTAGGCGGCTTGATGAATAAGGTTTATGATAAATTTTGTACACTTATAAACAAATTAAATGAAGTCGGCTCGAGCCTGCATACAACTCAAAAGAAACTTGAAAGCGCTTTTGGGGTTCTCTCTGCGGGTAGAGGTAATCTTGTAGGACAAATCAAAAAGTTTGAGGAGTTTGGATTTATTCCGTCAAAAGATGTTCCAAAAGTATATTTAGAATGCTCATCCCATGAACAGGATGATGAAGAGGAAGAAGCCTGA